A window of Corallococcus macrosporus DSM 14697 contains these coding sequences:
- a CDS encoding DEAD/DEAH box helicase, with the protein MAPQISLDFASEYAAHPALAPFHPVVRRWFAERLGEPSRPQVEGWPLIQAGEDVLIAAPTGSGKTLTAFLAALDALFRLALEGTLPDCTQVLYVSPLKALGNDVQKNLLQPLEELLTRARAEGFRPQELRVQVRSGDTPASERAQMVRRPPHILITTPESFYLYLTAEKARATLRAVRTVIVDEIHALARDKRGSHFALSLERLKALTDARPQLIGLSATQKPLEAIAGFLTGASHRECKRVEVGHLRPWDLTLEIPDAELSSLASHEMWGQVYDRLVALTATHRTTLVFVNTRKMAERVAHDLGERLGEGTVAAHHGSMSREIRLAAEEKLKSGQLRAMVATASLELGIDVGNVDLVVQLGSTRAISVLLQRVGRAGHHKAGISKGILFAMTRDELMECTALLNAVREGELDTVLIPQKPLDVLAQQIVAACACEEWDERALFNLFQRAYSYRNLTWEEYQGVLELLSEGVAARRGRAGIHLHRDRVNQRLKGRRGVRITALTNGGAIPDTFTFNVSAEPEGKVVGTLDEDFAVESSPGDIFLLGSTAWRIQRVSGSTVQVEDARGAPPNVPFWRGEAPGRTDELSLQVGRLREELTTREDAPAFLQQELRMSPPAVDALMGYLRTGQKMLDAVPSHTTVVAERFFDEAGGMQLIIHAPFGSRINRAWGLALRKRFCRSFDFELQAAATEDGILLSLGEQHSFPLAEIFDFLHPDHVEEVLVQAVLQAPIFGTRFRWVATRALALNRMMGGKRVAPNLQRARSEDLLAAVFPEQVGCQDNHGGGDVEVPDHPLVKQTMDDCLREAMDVDGLREVLRGMREGRIRLLARDVPEPSLFAHAMIHSQPYTFLDDAPAEERRVRNVALRRAMPVEDVTAFGALDAAAIATVVADAAPPMRDEDELHDALLQLLLLPAAQVPRGLATPLFEQGRVAWMDLPAGRFLVSAERGSALRVLFPDAPMQPPLPVLAYDRPVERDAAVLQVVRGRMEMLGPTTVAELARLVVLDADSVNVAMHQLESQGNVLRGRFRPLDAPLADGASPPLEWCDRRLLQRIHRLTVGRLRKEIEPLSAQDFMRFLFRWHHLEELDALRGSTGLLKAVRLLQGHEAPASAWERFLLPARMRGYTPDLLERACYAGEVAWGRLTTKEAKPTPGPRRGAPVTPPEPAPPRSRASPSRNASLTFTLREDLEWMLTAARPHAVLADGDVWTPPDLSAPARDVVAVLERRGACFFQDLVSRARRLPAEIEDALWELVARGLVTADAVQNLRVLQSPAHRKRQKLLQRGGPGRWSLLTPAEPKSQDEVLDSLARLFLQRYGIVWRDLVMREALAPTWRELLFVYRRMEARGEVRGGRFVSGFVGEQFALPEAVDMARSVRRQPPSGVRVQLSGVDPLNLTGVVTPGPRVPAMPGNVVTYVDGVPRDVGALDDGDDGNVGEDTEGGGGEAMAS; encoded by the coding sequence ATGGCCCCGCAAATCAGCCTCGACTTCGCCTCGGAGTACGCGGCGCACCCGGCGCTGGCGCCGTTCCATCCGGTGGTGCGCCGGTGGTTCGCGGAGCGACTGGGGGAGCCCAGCCGTCCCCAGGTGGAGGGCTGGCCGCTCATCCAGGCGGGGGAGGATGTGCTCATCGCCGCGCCCACGGGCAGCGGCAAGACGCTGACGGCGTTTCTCGCCGCGCTGGACGCGCTCTTCCGGCTGGCGCTGGAGGGCACGCTGCCGGACTGCACGCAGGTGCTCTACGTGTCGCCGCTCAAGGCGCTGGGCAACGACGTGCAGAAGAACCTGCTCCAGCCGCTGGAGGAGCTGCTCACCCGCGCCCGCGCGGAGGGCTTCCGGCCGCAGGAGCTGCGCGTCCAGGTGCGCAGCGGTGACACCCCGGCCTCCGAGCGCGCCCAGATGGTGCGCCGCCCGCCGCACATCCTCATCACCACGCCGGAGTCCTTCTACCTCTACCTCACGGCGGAGAAGGCGCGCGCCACCCTGCGCGCGGTGCGCACCGTCATCGTGGATGAAATCCACGCCCTGGCGCGCGACAAGCGGGGCAGCCACTTCGCGCTGTCCCTGGAGCGGCTGAAGGCGCTCACGGACGCGCGGCCCCAGCTCATTGGCCTGTCGGCGACGCAGAAGCCGCTGGAGGCCATCGCGGGGTTCCTCACCGGCGCCTCCCACCGCGAGTGCAAGCGCGTGGAGGTGGGCCACCTGCGCCCGTGGGATTTGACGCTGGAGATTCCGGACGCGGAGCTGTCGTCGCTGGCCAGCCATGAGATGTGGGGGCAGGTCTACGACAGGCTGGTGGCGCTGACGGCGACGCACCGGACGACGCTCGTCTTCGTCAACACGCGGAAGATGGCGGAGCGCGTGGCGCACGATTTGGGCGAGCGCCTGGGCGAGGGCACCGTGGCGGCGCACCACGGCAGCATGTCCCGCGAAATCCGGCTGGCCGCGGAGGAGAAGCTGAAGTCCGGCCAGCTCCGGGCCATGGTGGCCACCGCGTCGCTGGAGCTGGGCATCGACGTGGGCAACGTGGACCTGGTCGTGCAGCTTGGCAGCACGCGCGCCATCTCCGTGCTGCTCCAGCGCGTGGGCCGCGCGGGCCACCACAAGGCCGGCATCTCCAAGGGCATCCTCTTCGCCATGACGCGGGATGAGCTGATGGAGTGCACCGCGCTCCTCAACGCCGTGCGCGAGGGTGAGCTGGACACGGTGCTGATTCCGCAGAAGCCGCTGGACGTGCTGGCGCAGCAGATTGTCGCCGCGTGCGCCTGCGAGGAGTGGGACGAGCGCGCGCTCTTCAACCTCTTCCAGCGCGCGTATTCGTACCGGAACCTCACCTGGGAGGAGTACCAGGGCGTGCTGGAGCTGCTGTCCGAAGGCGTGGCGGCGCGCCGGGGCCGGGCGGGCATCCACCTCCACCGGGACAGGGTGAACCAGCGCCTCAAGGGCCGGCGCGGCGTGCGCATCACCGCGCTCACCAACGGCGGCGCCATCCCGGACACCTTCACCTTCAATGTCAGCGCCGAGCCGGAAGGCAAGGTGGTGGGCACTCTGGACGAGGACTTCGCGGTGGAGTCCTCGCCCGGGGACATCTTCCTGCTGGGCAGCACGGCGTGGCGCATCCAGCGCGTGTCGGGCAGCACGGTGCAGGTGGAGGACGCGCGCGGCGCGCCGCCCAACGTGCCCTTCTGGCGCGGCGAGGCCCCGGGGCGCACGGACGAGCTGTCGCTCCAGGTGGGCCGGCTGCGCGAGGAGCTGACCACGCGGGAGGACGCGCCGGCGTTCCTCCAGCAGGAGCTGCGCATGTCGCCGCCCGCGGTGGACGCGCTGATGGGCTACCTGCGCACCGGGCAGAAGATGCTGGACGCGGTGCCCAGCCACACCACGGTGGTGGCCGAGCGCTTCTTCGACGAGGCGGGCGGCATGCAGCTCATCATCCACGCGCCCTTCGGCAGCCGCATCAACCGCGCGTGGGGCCTGGCGCTGCGCAAGCGCTTCTGCCGCTCCTTCGACTTCGAGCTCCAGGCCGCGGCCACGGAGGACGGCATCCTCCTGTCGCTGGGCGAGCAGCACTCCTTCCCGCTGGCGGAGATCTTCGACTTCCTCCACCCGGACCACGTGGAGGAGGTGCTGGTGCAGGCGGTGCTGCAGGCGCCGATTTTCGGCACGCGCTTCCGGTGGGTGGCCACGCGGGCGCTCGCGCTGAACCGGATGATGGGCGGCAAGCGCGTGGCGCCCAACCTCCAGCGCGCCCGCAGCGAGGACCTGCTGGCGGCGGTGTTCCCGGAGCAGGTGGGCTGCCAGGACAACCACGGCGGCGGCGACGTGGAGGTGCCGGACCATCCGCTGGTGAAGCAGACCATGGATGACTGCCTGCGCGAGGCCATGGACGTGGACGGCCTGCGCGAGGTGCTGCGCGGCATGCGCGAGGGCCGCATCCGCCTGCTGGCGCGCGACGTGCCGGAGCCGAGCCTCTTCGCGCACGCGATGATTCACAGCCAGCCCTACACCTTCCTGGATGACGCGCCCGCCGAGGAGCGCCGCGTGCGCAACGTGGCCCTGCGCCGCGCGATGCCGGTGGAGGACGTGACGGCCTTCGGCGCGCTGGACGCCGCGGCCATCGCCACCGTGGTGGCGGACGCGGCCCCGCCCATGCGCGACGAGGACGAGCTGCACGACGCGCTGCTGCAGCTCCTCCTGCTGCCCGCCGCCCAGGTGCCGCGCGGCCTGGCCACGCCCCTGTTCGAGCAGGGCCGGGTGGCGTGGATGGACCTGCCCGCGGGCCGCTTCCTGGTGTCCGCGGAGCGGGGCAGCGCGCTGCGGGTGCTCTTCCCGGACGCGCCCATGCAGCCGCCGCTGCCGGTGCTGGCGTACGACAGGCCCGTGGAGCGGGACGCCGCCGTGCTCCAGGTGGTGCGCGGCCGGATGGAGATGCTGGGGCCCACCACGGTGGCGGAGCTGGCCCGGCTCGTCGTCCTGGACGCGGACTCCGTCAACGTGGCCATGCACCAGCTCGAGTCCCAGGGCAACGTGCTGCGCGGCCGCTTCCGCCCGCTGGACGCGCCGCTGGCGGACGGCGCGAGCCCGCCGCTGGAGTGGTGCGACCGCCGCCTGCTCCAGCGCATCCACCGGCTGACGGTGGGGCGGCTGCGCAAGGAGATCGAGCCGCTGAGCGCGCAGGACTTCATGCGCTTCCTCTTCCGCTGGCACCACCTGGAGGAGCTGGACGCGCTGCGTGGCTCCACGGGGCTGCTCAAGGCGGTGCGGCTGCTCCAGGGCCATGAGGCGCCGGCCTCCGCGTGGGAGCGCTTCCTGCTGCCCGCGCGCATGCGCGGCTACACGCCGGACCTGCTGGAGCGGGCCTGCTACGCGGGTGAGGTGGCCTGGGGCCGGCTGACGACGAAGGAGGCGAAGCCCACGCCCGGGCCTCGCCGGGGCGCGCCGGTGACGCCGCCGGAGCCCGCGCCCCCGCGCTCGCGGGCGTCGCCCTCGCGCAACGCGTCGTTGACCTTCACCCTGCGCGAGGACCTGGAGTGGATGCTCACCGCGGCGCGGCCTCACGCGGTGCTGGCGGACGGGGACGTGTGGACGCCGCCGGACCTGAGCGCACCGGCCAGGGACGTGGTCGCGGTGCTGGAGCGGCGCGGCGCCTGCTTCTTCCAGGACCTGGTGTCACGCGCGCGCAGGCTGCCCGCTGAAATCGAGGACGCGCTGTGGGAGCTGGTGGCGCGGGGCCTGGTGACGGCGGACGCGGTGCAGAACCTCCGCGTGCTCCAGAGCCCGGCGCACCGCAAGCGGCAGAAGCTGCTCCAGCGGGGCGGCCCGGGCCGCTGGAGCCTGCTGACGCCCGCGGAGCCGAAGTCGCAGGACGAGGTGCTGGACTCGCTGGCGCGCCTCTTCCTCCAGCGCTACGGCATCGTCTGGCGCGACCTGGTGATGCGCGAGGCGCTGGCGCCCACGTGGCGCGAGCTGCTCTTCGTCTACCGCCGCATGGAGGCGCGCGGCGAGGTGCGCGGCGGCCGCTTCGTGTCCGGCTTCGTGGGTGAGCAGTTCGCGCTGCCAGAGGCGGTGGACATGGCGCGCTCGGTGCGCCGGCAGCCGCCGTCTGGCGTCCGGGTGCAGCTCTCCGGCGTGGACCCGCTCAACCTCACGGGCGTGGTGACTCCAGGGCCGCGCGTGCCGGCGATGCCGGGCAACGTGGTGACGTACGTGGACGGCGTGCCACGGGATGTCGGCGCACTGGACGATGGCGACGACGGCAACGTTGGAGAGGACACGGAAGGCGGAGGCGGGGAGGCCATGGCGAGCTGA
- a CDS encoding LodA/GoxA family CTQ-dependent oxidase: MSTTYKIHPAIGVARVGDSEDYYLGPEEAGGLPLEVSGGPVTRFRDANLAVRRQAARFQIHAYDASGAYLSTVQVGERGVKDIRWTVHLANKKAAWYEFRQQQGADGNYAPQGNPPKPHPLRNPRTLGDDRNALILDAGPRTVTCRGTGGWPTTADCALTATSAHPSNLLPEGSDITRLGKLVTDAQGHLHAVGGYGKAGVSVHYDLTSGLLEGWEKQHALAQDILQALKSIADIGYATQESFDAAVDTVLADPSLDLGGDQQRAAKKFIHEMAYPQPRLDTYANNTFWWDDVSDGPVTATLVMEDDSEHEVEFPAWVVVGPPGYAPQILNIITLYDTLYDTFVTQKNLAPSLYQDGQFQTDYTPNFQAELLPILSRPAVYQWVADVGPTGNGKHDAIQGGNLGPRFLHKIRNPSDVNVLTPDLMPKMAGDNPITETLPRKFLTLTRTQYFFLKQYSDGKVDHSPPRATASPGALLDRAVLENCVGGAFCPGIEMTWIARDGNFFQDDPDAGFRFKHRVRPEGQPLQWDVNPHDGLGLEPGDASKYMALPWQADFNECSNQPVLQTSLWWWPAQRPYYVNYLGDDQQWHQDYWTRPAPSNFDVDEDMVFHWNELGFVIKRSDAPANERGPDAGPGMPPAPTFIEVERTYKPDPSQQAAARPKAGHT, translated from the coding sequence ATGAGCACAACCTACAAGATTCACCCGGCCATCGGCGTGGCCCGCGTCGGGGACAGCGAGGATTACTACCTCGGCCCCGAGGAGGCAGGAGGCCTGCCCCTGGAGGTGAGCGGCGGCCCCGTGACGCGGTTCCGCGACGCCAACCTGGCGGTGCGCAGACAAGCGGCGCGCTTCCAGATTCACGCCTACGACGCGTCCGGCGCGTACCTGAGCACGGTCCAAGTGGGCGAGCGGGGCGTCAAGGACATCCGCTGGACGGTCCACCTGGCCAACAAGAAGGCCGCCTGGTACGAGTTCCGGCAGCAGCAGGGCGCGGACGGGAACTATGCGCCGCAAGGCAATCCCCCCAAGCCGCACCCGCTGCGAAACCCACGCACCCTGGGGGATGACCGCAACGCGCTCATCCTCGACGCGGGGCCGCGCACCGTCACCTGCCGGGGCACCGGCGGCTGGCCCACCACCGCGGACTGCGCGCTGACCGCGACGTCGGCCCACCCCTCGAACCTGCTCCCCGAAGGCAGCGACATCACCCGCCTGGGAAAGCTCGTCACGGATGCCCAGGGCCACCTCCACGCGGTGGGCGGCTACGGCAAGGCCGGCGTGTCGGTGCACTACGACCTCACGTCAGGTCTGCTGGAGGGCTGGGAGAAGCAACACGCGCTGGCGCAGGACATCCTCCAGGCGCTCAAGTCCATCGCGGACATCGGGTACGCCACCCAGGAGTCCTTCGACGCCGCCGTCGACACCGTCCTCGCGGACCCCAGCCTGGACCTCGGCGGCGACCAGCAGCGCGCGGCGAAGAAGTTCATCCACGAAATGGCCTACCCCCAGCCCCGGCTGGACACGTACGCCAACAACACCTTCTGGTGGGACGACGTCTCGGACGGGCCCGTGACCGCGACCCTGGTCATGGAGGACGACTCGGAGCACGAGGTGGAGTTCCCCGCGTGGGTGGTGGTGGGGCCGCCCGGCTACGCGCCGCAAATCCTCAACATCATCACGCTCTACGACACGCTCTACGACACCTTCGTCACCCAGAAGAACCTCGCCCCCTCGCTCTACCAGGACGGGCAGTTCCAGACGGACTACACGCCCAACTTCCAGGCGGAGCTCCTCCCCATCCTGAGCCGCCCCGCCGTCTACCAGTGGGTCGCGGACGTCGGCCCCACCGGCAATGGCAAACATGACGCCATCCAGGGCGGGAACCTGGGCCCCCGCTTCCTTCACAAAATCCGGAACCCCTCCGACGTCAACGTCCTCACGCCGGACCTCATGCCGAAGATGGCGGGCGACAACCCCATCACCGAAACCCTCCCCCGCAAGTTCCTGACGCTCACGCGGACCCAGTACTTCTTCCTCAAGCAATACAGCGACGGGAAGGTCGACCACTCGCCGCCCAGGGCCACCGCGTCGCCGGGAGCGCTGCTGGACCGCGCCGTGCTGGAGAACTGCGTGGGCGGCGCCTTCTGCCCGGGCATCGAGATGACGTGGATTGCCCGGGACGGGAACTTCTTCCAGGACGACCCGGACGCGGGCTTCCGCTTCAAGCACCGTGTCAGGCCCGAGGGTCAACCGCTCCAGTGGGACGTCAACCCGCACGACGGGCTGGGCCTGGAGCCGGGGGATGCCAGCAAGTACATGGCGCTGCCCTGGCAAGCCGACTTCAACGAGTGCTCCAACCAGCCGGTCCTGCAGACGTCCCTCTGGTGGTGGCCCGCCCAGCGGCCCTACTACGTGAACTACCTGGGAGACGACCAGCAATGGCACCAGGACTACTGGACCCGCCCGGCCCCGTCGAACTTCGACGTGGACGAGGACATGGTCTTCCACTGGAACGAGCTGGGCTTCGTCATCAAGCGGTCGGACGCCCCCGCCAACGAGCGAGGCCCTGACGCCGGGCCAGGAATGCCGCCCGCGCCCACGTTCATCGAAGTGGAGCGGACGTACAAGCCGGACCCCAGCCAGCAGGCCGCCGCGCGGCCCAAGGCAGGCCACACGTGA
- a CDS encoding tryptophan 7-halogenase — translation MSESSCDVAIIGGGPAGAAMAVALRDKAPFLSVTVVERTAYDAPRLGETLPPDVRLPLSRLGVWGSFLRDGHLASRGTSACWGQAEPGFHDTLMSPWGSAWHLDRARFDERLSLEAVRQGARVLRTTTLLSAEALGRDGYLLHLARAKSGPSTLRARFVVDASGWKAPFASARGARRLVSDRCFAVYGAFTLPDDATFPTYALVEACPEGWWYSALLPNRRVVVALIGDGDSLRGLRWATPEPWLALLKQAPVTHARLDVCDFTSEPLVAVPVLVGQLDRMQGEQWLAVGDAACTYDPLSSQGITKALDSALLAADALERYLRGDLEALQTYEATLNERFQEHQRTRGAYYRQEQRWPQAPFWRNRWESLPGPPALPAPPRRPQPLEVTS, via the coding sequence GTGAGCGAGTCCTCTTGCGACGTGGCCATCATCGGCGGAGGCCCCGCGGGCGCGGCCATGGCGGTGGCGCTGCGGGACAAGGCGCCGTTCCTCTCCGTCACCGTCGTCGAGCGCACCGCGTACGACGCGCCCCGGCTGGGTGAGACGCTGCCTCCGGATGTCCGCCTGCCGCTGTCGCGGCTCGGCGTCTGGGGCAGCTTCCTGCGCGACGGACACCTCGCCTCCCGCGGCACCTCTGCGTGCTGGGGGCAGGCGGAGCCGGGCTTCCATGACACGCTGATGTCCCCCTGGGGCTCCGCGTGGCACCTGGACCGGGCGCGCTTCGATGAGCGGCTGAGCCTTGAGGCCGTCCGGCAGGGCGCGCGGGTGCTTCGCACGACGACGCTGCTGAGCGCGGAGGCGCTGGGGCGGGACGGCTACCTGCTGCACCTCGCCCGCGCGAAATCGGGCCCCAGCACACTGCGGGCGCGGTTCGTCGTGGATGCCAGCGGCTGGAAGGCGCCCTTCGCCTCTGCCCGGGGCGCGCGCCGGCTCGTGAGCGACCGCTGCTTCGCCGTGTATGGCGCCTTCACGCTCCCGGATGACGCGACCTTCCCCACCTACGCGCTGGTGGAGGCCTGCCCGGAGGGCTGGTGGTACTCCGCGCTGCTGCCGAACCGGCGCGTCGTCGTCGCGCTCATTGGCGACGGGGACTCCTTGCGCGGCTTGCGCTGGGCCACCCCCGAGCCCTGGCTGGCCCTGCTGAAGCAGGCCCCCGTGACGCACGCTCGGCTCGATGTGTGTGACTTCACCAGCGAGCCGCTCGTCGCGGTGCCCGTGCTCGTCGGGCAGCTCGACCGGATGCAGGGCGAACAGTGGCTCGCCGTCGGTGACGCCGCCTGCACCTATGACCCGCTGTCCTCCCAGGGCATCACCAAGGCGCTGGACTCCGCGCTCCTGGCGGCCGACGCCCTGGAGCGCTACCTGCGCGGCGACCTGGAGGCGCTCCAGACCTACGAAGCCACGCTCAACGAGCGGTTCCAGGAACATCAGCGGACGCGAGGGGCCTACTACCGCCAGGAGCAGCGGTGGCCCCAGGCGCCCTTCTGGAGGAACCGGTGGGAGTCCCTGCCCGGCCCCCCCGCGCTCCCCGCGCCCCCCCGCCGCCCCCAGCCCCTCGAGGTGACCTCATGA